One segment of Rhodanobacteraceae bacterium DNA contains the following:
- a CDS encoding glutaredoxin family protein: protein MALRFYHRDGCHLCEQALELLQAAGLAQGLNLVDIDEDAQLGADYGLRIPVLERADGQWLDWPFDAVQVRAFSGGA, encoded by the coding sequence ATGGCGCTCCGCTTTTATCACCGCGACGGCTGTCATTTGTGCGAACAGGCGCTGGAACTGCTGCAGGCGGCCGGGCTGGCGCAGGGGCTGAACCTGGTGGACATCGATGAGGATGCGCAGCTCGGCGCCGACTACGGGCTGCGCATCCCGGTGCTGGAGCGCGCCGACGGCCAGTGGCTGGACTGGCCCTTCGATGCCGTACAGGTGCGCGCCTTCAGCGGCGGCGCCTGA
- a CDS encoding response regulator transcription factor produces MRILIVEDDTLLGEGLVTALKRQGDTVDWLQDGAAAIIALKSESFDLVLLDLGLPRADGYAVLSAVRGAGNRVPVLVLTARDQVADRVRGLDLGADDYLVKPFDLHELLARIRALHRRAQGQTSNVIAHGDIRLDPAAHLCTYKGKLVDLPRREFALLRTLVENAGRVLTRDAVLQRVYGWDESLESNALEVHIHHLRKKLYPELIRTIRGVGYLVEAAP; encoded by the coding sequence ATGCGCATCCTGATCGTAGAAGACGACACCCTACTCGGCGAGGGCCTGGTCACCGCGCTCAAGCGACAAGGCGATACTGTCGACTGGCTGCAGGACGGTGCTGCCGCGATCATCGCGCTGAAAAGCGAGAGCTTCGACCTGGTCCTGCTCGACCTCGGCCTGCCGCGCGCGGATGGTTATGCCGTGCTCTCCGCGGTGCGTGGCGCCGGCAATCGCGTGCCGGTGCTGGTGCTGACCGCGCGCGACCAGGTGGCCGACCGCGTGCGCGGGCTGGACCTCGGCGCCGACGACTACCTGGTCAAGCCCTTCGACCTGCACGAGTTGCTGGCGCGCATCCGCGCGCTGCACCGGCGCGCGCAGGGCCAGACCAGCAATGTGATCGCGCATGGCGACATCCGGCTCGATCCAGCGGCGCACCTGTGCACTTACAAGGGCAAGCTGGTGGACCTGCCGCGCCGCGAGTTTGCATTGTTGCGCACGCTGGTCGAGAATGCCGGGCGTGTGCTCACGCGCGATGCCGTGCTGCAGCGCGTGTACGGCTGGGACGAGTCGCTGGAGAGCAACGCACTGGAGGTGCACATCCATCATTTGCGCAAGAAGCTGTATCCCGAGCTGATCCGCACCATTCGTGGCGTCGGCTACCTCGTCGAAGCCGCGCCATGA
- a CDS encoding tyrosine--tRNA ligase: protein MDLIDDLIWRGLLADCTDLDGLRKRIAEGPIALYCGFDPTGDSLHVGHLMGQLTLRRFQLAGHRPIPLAGGATGMIGDPSGKSAERNLLTREQLAHNVSCIKAQLKRLLDFDRAGNAAVLVDNADWTAPLSFLDFLRDVGKHFPLSAMLAKDSVKLRMGSDAGISYTEFSYQLLQAYDFYHLRNALGCELQIGGSDQWGNITAGCDFVRRKLGVPVWGWTFPLITKADGSKFGKTESGAVWLDPERTSPYRFYQFFVNTEDAKVSEYLRKFTFLSRADIEALEAAHAANPGAREAHRALAREVTTLVHGADATQAAIAASQILFGGAIEGTPETVFRDLIAEIPNAALDTAALDGEGAALIDLLVAAGLSPSKGQARRDLEAGGVYVNNQRSSGIEQRVGRADLLFGRYLLLRRGKKSYAALSLPA from the coding sequence ATGGATCTGATCGACGACCTGATCTGGCGCGGCCTGCTGGCCGACTGCACTGACCTCGACGGCCTGCGCAAGCGCATCGCCGAGGGCCCCATCGCGCTTTATTGCGGCTTCGATCCCACCGGCGATTCGCTGCATGTCGGCCACCTGATGGGCCAGCTGACGCTGCGCCGCTTCCAGCTGGCCGGGCACCGCCCGATCCCGCTGGCCGGCGGCGCCACCGGCATGATCGGCGACCCTTCCGGCAAGTCGGCCGAGCGCAACCTGCTGACCCGCGAGCAACTGGCGCACAACGTCAGCTGCATCAAGGCGCAGCTCAAGCGCCTGCTCGATTTCGACCGTGCCGGCAACGCTGCCGTGCTGGTCGACAACGCCGATTGGACCGCGCCGCTGTCCTTCCTCGACTTCCTGCGCGACGTGGGCAAGCACTTCCCGCTGTCGGCGATGCTGGCGAAGGACTCGGTCAAGCTGCGCATGGGCAGCGATGCCGGCATCAGCTACACCGAATTCAGCTACCAGTTGCTGCAGGCCTACGACTTCTACCATCTGCGCAACGCGCTCGGCTGCGAATTGCAGATCGGCGGCTCCGACCAGTGGGGCAACATCACCGCCGGCTGCGACTTCGTCCGGCGCAAGCTCGGCGTGCCGGTGTGGGGCTGGACCTTCCCGCTGATCACCAAGGCCGACGGCAGCAAGTTCGGCAAGACCGAATCGGGCGCGGTGTGGCTGGATCCGGAGCGCACCAGCCCGTACCGCTTCTACCAGTTCTTCGTGAACACCGAGGACGCCAAGGTCAGCGAGTACCTGCGCAAGTTCACCTTCCTCAGCCGGGCCGACATCGAAGCGCTGGAAGCGGCCCACGCGGCCAACCCGGGCGCGCGCGAGGCGCACCGCGCGCTGGCGCGCGAGGTGACCACGCTGGTGCACGGCGCAGATGCCACCCAGGCGGCGATCGCCGCCAGCCAGATCCTGTTCGGCGGCGCGATCGAGGGCACCCCGGAAACGGTGTTCCGCGACCTCATCGCGGAAATCCCCAACGCCGCGCTGGACACCGCCGCGCTGGATGGCGAAGGCGCAGCGCTGATCGATCTGCTGGTGGCCGCGGGCTTGAGCCCGTCCAAGGGCCAGGCACGGCGGGACCTCGAAGCCGGCGGCGTCTACGTCAACAACCAGCGCAGCAGCGGCATCGAGCAGCGCGTCGGCCGTGCGGACCTGCTGTTCGGCCGCTACCTGCTGCTGCGCCGGGGCAAGAAGAGCTACGCCGCGCTCAGCCTGCCGGCCTGA
- a CDS encoding methyltransferase domain-containing protein, whose amino-acid sequence MYANSRTVESAQSEPHPRLAEVLARHLQAGYRRPCAAHSLAAYARLQEWLAQRGGAPLILDSGCGTGASTLQLAAARPDATVVGIDQSRERLVRGGLAGTDFAALAPNAALLRAPLEDIWRLLAADGLRPRRHLLWYPNPWPKAAQLRLRWHGHPVFPVLLQLGGEIELRSNWWVYAAEFAQALRACGWQTALDQIAPGAAPVSPFERKYRDSGHRLWQVIGRAVGDTMQDQTPCAS is encoded by the coding sequence CTGTACGCCAATTCACGCACCGTCGAGAGCGCCCAGAGCGAGCCGCACCCGCGCCTGGCGGAAGTCCTGGCACGCCACCTACAGGCGGGCTACCGGCGGCCCTGCGCGGCGCATTCGCTGGCGGCGTACGCGCGGCTACAGGAATGGCTGGCGCAGCGCGGCGGCGCGCCGCTGATCCTCGACAGCGGCTGCGGAACCGGCGCCAGCACTCTGCAGTTGGCGGCCGCGCGGCCCGATGCGACGGTCGTCGGCATCGACCAGTCGCGCGAGCGCCTGGTGCGTGGCGGCCTGGCGGGAACGGATTTCGCCGCGCTGGCACCCAACGCCGCCTTGCTGCGCGCCCCGCTGGAGGACATCTGGCGGCTGCTCGCGGCCGATGGATTGCGCCCGCGGCGCCATCTGCTGTGGTATCCCAACCCCTGGCCCAAGGCGGCGCAGCTGCGCCTGCGCTGGCACGGCCATCCGGTGTTCCCGGTGCTGTTGCAGCTCGGCGGGGAGATCGAGCTGCGCAGCAACTGGTGGGTCTACGCGGCCGAGTTCGCCCAGGCACTGCGCGCCTGCGGATGGCAGACTGCGCTGGACCAAATCGCACCGGGTGCCGCGCCGGTATCGCCCTTCGAACGCAAATACCGCGACTCCGGTCACCGCCTGTGGCAGGTCATCGGGCGCGCCGTTGGAGACACCATGCAGGACCAAACACCATGCGCATCCTGA
- a CDS encoding EAL domain-containing protein — translation MRLLLVDDSVSVRRTYHQLLTQQGLNVDLAESIADGFARARAGRYDLVVVDYYLPDGTGDQLVRKLKADPATEGALVALITATYSEDVIQKVLDAGAVECLFKNEVISLTLARIKALARAVQDRRRIETERRRLDGILRSVGDGVYGLDETGVVSFANPTAIRLLGLADDSELVGKDGGQLRLKFERDDVAGRMETVFATGDGRFLPVECSMVPMLVGGETEGSVVVFRDISDRKTVERVRWELDHDKLTGLSNRRHFLAQLGASVESRRQNGGYGAVLFVDIDRYTQVLENAGELAGQQLLVDIGQRLQARLRDHDGLARLEHDQFALRLENVQLEHLYTMADSLREMLRAVTYLDHAGRALEVTVSVGVAIVSRDSPSAEYVLENARQACAQAKRRGQNQTQIFVVESDSRVARELEAGWAQRIREAMGEDRLLLLAHPILPISGLAETARGWRIRGEQPEQVYEILIRMINRDGQSVSPSVFMPLAERANLMPKIDLWVVARTVRIATRVPDELPVSFAINLSNQTLQDDEALGHIENTFASHRVRPDRFIFEIAETGEIYQMHTARRFITQLKKLGCRFALDDFGEGNNSPAHLKWLPVDLVKVSGEFVAERTGSEVDRAMALSLTQMAHSLKLKVIAERVDSQKALTWLRAAKVDYVQGHLFGEPTRLDEIDFEAVSEA, via the coding sequence ATGCGCTTGTTGCTGGTCGACGACTCGGTCAGCGTGCGCCGCACCTATCACCAGTTGCTGACGCAGCAGGGGCTGAATGTAGACCTGGCCGAGAGCATCGCCGACGGCTTCGCGCGGGCGCGCGCCGGGCGCTACGACCTGGTCGTGGTCGACTATTACCTGCCGGACGGCACCGGCGACCAGCTGGTGCGCAAGCTCAAGGCGGATCCCGCCACCGAGGGCGCGCTGGTTGCGCTGATCACGGCCACCTACAGCGAGGACGTGATCCAGAAGGTGCTGGATGCGGGTGCGGTCGAGTGCCTGTTCAAGAACGAGGTGATCTCGCTGACCCTGGCGCGGATCAAGGCGCTGGCGCGTGCGGTGCAGGACCGTCGCCGGATCGAGACCGAGCGCCGTCGCCTCGACGGCATCCTGCGCTCGGTGGGCGATGGCGTTTACGGCCTCGACGAGACCGGCGTGGTGAGCTTCGCCAACCCGACCGCCATCCGTCTGCTGGGCCTGGCCGACGATTCCGAACTGGTGGGCAAGGACGGCGGTCAGCTGCGCCTGAAGTTCGAACGCGACGACGTGGCCGGTCGCATGGAAACCGTGTTCGCCACCGGCGACGGGCGCTTCCTGCCGGTCGAGTGCTCGATGGTGCCGATGCTGGTCGGCGGCGAGACCGAGGGCTCGGTGGTGGTGTTCCGCGACATCTCGGATCGCAAGACGGTCGAGCGCGTGCGCTGGGAGCTGGATCACGACAAGCTCACCGGCTTGTCCAACCGCCGCCATTTCCTGGCGCAACTCGGAGCCTCGGTCGAATCGCGCCGCCAGAACGGTGGCTACGGCGCGGTGCTGTTCGTCGACATCGACCGCTACACCCAGGTGTTGGAGAACGCCGGCGAGCTGGCGGGGCAACAGTTGCTGGTCGACATCGGCCAGCGCCTGCAGGCGCGGCTGCGCGACCACGACGGGCTGGCGCGGCTGGAGCACGACCAGTTCGCGCTGCGGCTGGAGAACGTGCAACTGGAGCACCTCTACACCATGGCCGACAGCCTGCGCGAGATGCTGCGCGCGGTGACCTACCTGGACCACGCCGGGCGCGCGCTGGAGGTGACCGTCTCGGTGGGCGTGGCGATCGTCAGCCGCGATTCGCCCTCCGCCGAGTATGTGCTGGAGAATGCGCGCCAGGCCTGCGCCCAAGCCAAGCGGCGTGGCCAGAACCAGACCCAGATCTTCGTGGTCGAAAGCGATTCAAGGGTCGCGCGCGAGCTGGAGGCCGGCTGGGCACAACGCATCCGCGAGGCGATGGGCGAGGACCGGCTGTTGCTGCTGGCGCACCCGATCCTGCCGATCTCCGGCCTGGCCGAAACCGCGCGAGGTTGGCGCATCCGCGGCGAGCAGCCGGAACAGGTGTACGAGATCCTGATCCGCATGATCAACCGCGACGGCCAGTCGGTCAGCCCGAGCGTGTTCATGCCGCTGGCCGAGCGTGCCAACCTGATGCCGAAGATCGATCTGTGGGTGGTCGCGCGCACTGTGCGCATCGCTACCCGCGTGCCGGACGAGCTGCCGGTGTCCTTCGCCATCAACCTGTCGAACCAGACGCTGCAGGACGACGAGGCGCTCGGCCACATCGAAAACACCTTCGCCAGCCACCGGGTGCGTCCGGACCGTTTCATTTTCGAGATCGCCGAGACCGGCGAGATCTACCAGATGCACACCGCCCGGCGCTTCATCACCCAGTTGAAAAAGCTCGGCTGCCGCTTCGCGCTGGATGACTTCGGTGAAGGCAACAACTCGCCCGCGCACCTCAAATGGCTGCCGGTGGACCTGGTCAAGGTCAGTGGCGAGTTCGTCGCCGAGCGGACCGGCAGCGAGGTGGACCGCGCGATGGCACTCTCGCTGACCCAGATGGCGCATTCGCTGAAGCTCAAGGTGATCGCCGAGCGGGTGGACTCGCAAAAGGCGCTGACCTGGCTGCGCGCGGCCAAGGTGGACTATGTCCAGGGCCATCTGTTCGGCGAGCCGACGCGGCTGGACGAGATCGATTTCGAAGCGGTATCGGAGGCCTGA
- a CDS encoding SGNH/GDSL hydrolase family protein, which translates to MRILLRWIGAGLRGLGQAWAILGLTLLLLLLVDHLLRLALPDPLAAAPFESGAVAPARERAAAVAGDDWIGRYWAEHAQARDTAWRSYVYWRRQPYRGEIIKIDAHGFRVTPRPAEPIQREIWLFGGSVVWGTGNRDSGTLAAQLQQVYAERAPELRVRVLNFGESGYVSRQSLAAFQSALACSQPAADLAVFLDGANDVFATLQSRQAGWPQNEDNRRREFNSSRRFGAQLRAWAMQLEGIGRLLASAPEALDGAAILRLAADTAAAWAANVRQAQAIGAAFDVPVMPLWQPTAFDRSPPRGDEAGIVGASPADHVRLQRASSAAVRSLLPLLPAAHDLAGAFDAAAAPMYFDFVHLSETGQRLLAERIYELSVDSLRARPARPRALEACSDRPLG; encoded by the coding sequence ATGCGCATCCTGTTGCGATGGATCGGCGCCGGGTTGCGCGGGCTCGGCCAGGCGTGGGCGATCCTTGGCCTGACGCTGCTCTTGCTGCTGCTGGTGGACCACTTGCTGCGCCTGGCCCTGCCCGACCCGCTGGCGGCGGCGCCCTTCGAATCGGGCGCGGTCGCACCAGCGCGCGAGCGCGCGGCGGCGGTGGCCGGCGATGACTGGATCGGACGCTACTGGGCTGAGCACGCGCAGGCGCGCGACACGGCATGGCGCAGCTACGTCTACTGGCGCCGCCAGCCCTACCGCGGCGAGATCATCAAGATCGACGCACACGGTTTCCGCGTCACGCCGCGCCCGGCCGAGCCGATCCAGCGCGAGATCTGGCTGTTCGGCGGCTCGGTGGTCTGGGGCACCGGCAACCGCGACAGTGGCACCCTCGCCGCGCAGTTGCAGCAGGTCTACGCCGAGCGCGCGCCGGAACTTCGGGTGCGCGTGCTGAACTTCGGCGAGTCCGGCTATGTCTCGCGCCAGAGCCTCGCCGCGTTCCAGTCGGCGCTGGCCTGCAGCCAGCCGGCGGCGGACCTCGCGGTTTTCCTCGATGGCGCCAACGATGTCTTCGCCACGCTGCAATCGCGCCAGGCCGGATGGCCGCAGAACGAGGACAACCGGCGCCGCGAGTTCAACAGTTCCCGCCGCTTCGGGGCGCAACTGCGCGCCTGGGCGATGCAACTGGAAGGGATCGGCCGGCTGCTCGCCAGCGCACCCGAAGCGCTCGACGGTGCGGCCATCTTGCGCCTCGCGGCGGACACCGCAGCAGCCTGGGCGGCGAATGTGCGCCAGGCGCAGGCGATCGGCGCCGCCTTTGATGTTCCGGTGATGCCGCTTTGGCAGCCGACCGCCTTCGACCGCAGCCCGCCGCGCGGCGACGAGGCCGGCATCGTTGGCGCATCGCCCGCAGACCACGTGCGCCTGCAGCGCGCCAGCAGCGCCGCGGTGCGGTCGCTGCTGCCGCTGCTTCCGGCAGCGCACGATCTCGCTGGCGCCTTCGATGCCGCCGCGGCGCCGATGTACTTCGACTTCGTGCACCTCTCCGAGACCGGCCAGCGGCTGCTCGCCGAGCGCATTTACGAACTCAGCGTGGACTCGCTGCGCGCCCGCCCGGCGCGCCCGCGCGCACTGGAAGCCTGCAGCGATCGTCCGCTAGGCTAA
- a CDS encoding M23 family metallopeptidase: MPVLATPDIAASSSFARLVVAAALVAACGAADAKRIYSYTDEQGVVHFSDRPPTDAKAPVTEQLVEVDPKKMVYLREDGPQEDRKYSLWNGYAGPIEVLMNFDQQANIVSEPPLPGTVVIPGMQHSLVLRVQPLDERQSWSYRWNYRYIPGDPRASPDPDAVYRLPFDERLAVRIDQAFGGKYSHSDEHSFHAVDLSMDLGTPVLAARSGVVMSVEADFHGAGTDISKYGDRANHIRIVHPDGTMAVYAHLELESVMVAVGDRVQAGETMARSGNTGFSTGPHLHFVIQRNSGGRLVSVPFQFTIDGKRVTPAAGMVVGG, encoded by the coding sequence ATGCCTGTCCTCGCTACCCCCGACATTGCTGCGTCTTCCAGCTTCGCCCGGCTCGTCGTTGCGGCGGCGCTTGTCGCGGCCTGCGGCGCCGCCGATGCCAAGCGGATCTACTCCTACACCGATGAGCAGGGCGTGGTCCATTTCAGCGACCGCCCGCCCACCGACGCCAAGGCGCCCGTCACCGAGCAACTGGTGGAAGTCGACCCGAAGAAGATGGTCTACCTGCGCGAAGATGGGCCGCAGGAGGACCGCAAGTACTCGCTGTGGAACGGGTACGCCGGGCCGATCGAAGTCTTGATGAACTTCGACCAGCAGGCCAACATCGTCAGCGAACCGCCGCTGCCCGGCACGGTGGTCATACCGGGAATGCAGCACTCGCTGGTCCTGCGGGTGCAGCCGCTGGACGAGCGCCAGTCATGGAGCTACCGCTGGAACTATCGCTACATTCCGGGCGACCCACGGGCCAGCCCGGATCCCGACGCGGTTTACCGCCTGCCCTTCGACGAACGCCTCGCGGTGCGCATCGACCAGGCCTTCGGCGGCAAGTACAGCCACAGCGACGAGCACAGTTTCCACGCGGTGGATCTGTCGATGGACCTCGGCACACCGGTACTCGCGGCCCGCTCGGGAGTCGTGATGTCGGTCGAGGCGGATTTCCACGGCGCCGGCACCGACATCTCGAAGTACGGCGATCGCGCCAACCACATCCGCATCGTGCACCCGGACGGAACCATGGCGGTCTACGCCCACCTCGAACTCGAGAGCGTGATGGTCGCCGTGGGTGACCGGGTCCAGGCTGGCGAAACCATGGCCCGCAGCGGCAACACCGGTTTTTCCACTGGCCCGCACCTGCACTTCGTCATCCAGCGCAACAGCGGTGGGCGGCTGGTGTCGGTGCCTTTCCAGTTCACCATCGACGGAAAACGCGTGACCCCGGCGGCCGGGATGGTGGTCGGCGGTTAG
- a CDS encoding homoserine O-acetyltransferase, with protein MSGATRYTALPSPMPLHRGGTLTAGVIAYETWGTLSPARDNAILIVTGMSPSAHAASCAEDPTPGWWEPMIGRDRSFDTERWFIICVNSLGSCKGSTGPASPHPEDGLPYRLRFPSISIEDVADGAAAVVRDLGIERLLAVVGPSMGGMTAQAMALRHPQLVPNLIVMSCAARSSSFAIALRSLQRQIVRADPGFNGGNYTHAMDVATGMGLARKLGVATYRSPQEWRERFGRERLNERNAEDPFASEFQIESYLDSHARRWAGGFDPLSYLYLSRAMDWFDLSDYGGTVEAACRQMAVEHALVIGVATDFLFPVEQQEEIAECLRAAGADVDYQALPSIQGHDAFLVDIPRFAPVVSRFLDRL; from the coding sequence ATGTCCGGTGCCACCCGCTACACCGCCCTGCCCTCGCCGATGCCGCTGCATCGCGGTGGCACGCTCACCGCCGGGGTGATCGCCTACGAAACCTGGGGCACGTTGTCGCCCGCGCGCGACAACGCGATCCTGATCGTGACCGGGATGTCGCCGAGCGCGCATGCCGCCTCCTGCGCCGAAGACCCCACGCCCGGCTGGTGGGAACCGATGATCGGGCGCGATCGCAGTTTCGACACCGAGCGCTGGTTCATCATCTGCGTGAACTCGCTCGGCAGTTGCAAGGGCTCAACCGGGCCGGCCTCGCCGCATCCGGAGGACGGACTGCCCTACCGCCTGCGTTTCCCGTCGATCAGCATCGAGGATGTCGCCGACGGCGCCGCGGCGGTGGTGCGCGACCTCGGCATCGAGCGCCTGCTGGCGGTGGTCGGCCCGAGCATGGGCGGCATGACCGCGCAAGCGATGGCGCTGCGCCACCCGCAGCTGGTGCCGAACCTGATCGTGATGAGCTGCGCCGCACGCTCCTCTTCCTTCGCCATCGCGCTGCGCTCGCTGCAGCGGCAGATCGTGCGCGCCGATCCCGGCTTCAACGGCGGCAACTACACCCATGCGATGGACGTCGCCACCGGCATGGGGCTGGCGCGCAAGCTCGGTGTGGCCACCTACCGGTCGCCCCAGGAATGGCGCGAACGCTTCGGCCGCGAGCGGTTGAATGAGCGCAATGCCGAAGATCCCTTCGCCAGCGAGTTCCAGATCGAGTCCTACCTCGATTCCCACGCGCGCCGCTGGGCCGGCGGCTTCGACCCGCTGAGCTACCTGTACCTGTCGCGCGCGATGGACTGGTTCGACCTGTCCGATTACGGCGGCACGGTCGAGGCCGCCTGCCGCCAGATGGCGGTGGAACACGCGCTCGTCATCGGGGTGGCCACCGACTTCCTGTTCCCGGTCGAGCAGCAGGAAGAGATCGCCGAGTGCCTGCGCGCCGCCGGCGCCGATGTCGACTACCAGGCCCTGCCCTCGATCCAGGGCCACGACGCCTTCCTGGTCGACATCCCGCGCTTCGCGCCGGTGGTGTCGCGCTTCCTGGACCGGCTGTAG
- a CDS encoding L-serine ammonia-lyase, with product MAVSVFDLFKIGIGPSSSHTVGPMRAACRFAHRLEERGVLERTVRLRGELFGSLAHTGRGHGTDKAVFMGFEGAEPDRCDPDQIPATLERIRQSKRLRVSGKHEIVFDEKTDLVFNKRQKLPYHSNGMRFTAFDERDEVLFTRDYYSVGGGFVVNHDEAAADRIVPDATPLPHPFTTGDELLKECAEAGLSIAGVMRANERAWRSEAEIRAGLMHIWQAMQDCVTRGLREDGVLPGGLKVARRAPAMYRELLAKPEAALRDPLTILDWVNLYALAVNEENAAGGRVVTAPTNGAAGIVPAVLHYYARFCPGANDDGVLDFLLTAAAIGILYKKNASISGAEVGCQGEVGVACSMAAGGLAAALGGNIYQVENAAEIGMEHNLGLTCDPIGGLVQIPCIERNAMGAVKAINASRMALRSDGKHHVSLDKVIKTMRDTGRDMQDKYKETSRGGLAVNVIEC from the coding sequence ATGGCTGTCAGCGTTTTCGACCTGTTCAAGATCGGCATCGGCCCGTCGTCCTCGCATACCGTGGGTCCGATGCGCGCGGCCTGCCGTTTCGCCCACCGGCTGGAGGAACGTGGCGTACTGGAACGCACGGTGCGCCTGCGCGGCGAGCTGTTCGGCTCGCTGGCGCACACCGGGCGCGGGCATGGCACCGACAAGGCCGTGTTCATGGGCTTCGAAGGCGCCGAGCCCGACCGCTGCGACCCGGACCAGATCCCGGCCACCCTGGAGCGCATCCGCCAGAGCAAACGCCTGCGCGTCTCCGGCAAGCACGAGATCGTTTTCGACGAGAAGACCGACCTGGTGTTCAACAAGCGCCAGAAGCTGCCCTACCACTCCAACGGCATGCGCTTCACTGCCTTCGACGAACGCGACGAGGTGCTGTTCACGCGCGACTACTACTCGGTCGGCGGCGGCTTCGTGGTCAATCACGACGAGGCGGCGGCCGACCGCATCGTGCCCGACGCCACCCCCCTGCCCCACCCGTTCACCACCGGCGACGAGCTGCTCAAGGAGTGCGCCGAGGCCGGCCTCAGCATTGCCGGCGTGATGCGCGCCAACGAGCGCGCCTGGCGCAGCGAGGCCGAGATCCGCGCCGGCCTGATGCATATCTGGCAGGCGATGCAGGACTGCGTCACCCGTGGCCTGCGCGAGGACGGCGTGCTGCCCGGCGGGCTCAAGGTGGCGCGGCGCGCGCCGGCGATGTACCGCGAGCTGCTGGCCAAGCCGGAAGCGGCCCTGCGCGATCCGCTGACCATCCTTGACTGGGTCAACCTGTATGCTCTGGCGGTCAACGAAGAGAACGCCGCGGGCGGGCGCGTGGTCACCGCGCCGACCAATGGCGCGGCCGGCATCGTGCCGGCGGTGCTGCACTATTACGCACGCTTCTGCCCCGGCGCGAATGACGACGGCGTGCTCGACTTCCTGCTCACCGCCGCGGCCATCGGCATCCTCTACAAGAAGAACGCGTCGATCTCCGGCGCCGAGGTCGGCTGCCAGGGCGAGGTCGGCGTGGCCTGCTCGATGGCCGCCGGCGGGCTCGCCGCAGCGCTCGGCGGCAACATCTACCAGGTCGAGAACGCCGCCGAGATCGGCATGGAACACAACCTGGGCCTGACCTGCGATCCGATCGGCGGCCTGGTGCAGATCCCGTGCATCGAGCGCAACGCGATGGGCGCGGTCAAGGCGATCAACGCCAGCCGCATGGCCCTGCGCAGCGACGGCAAGCACCATGTCTCGCTCGACAAGGTGATCAAGACCATGCGCGACACCGGCCGCGACATGCAGGACAAGTACAAGGAAACCAGCCGCGGCGGCCTCGCGGTCAATGTGATCGAGTGCTGA
- a CDS encoding alanine--glyoxylate aminotransferase family protein, translating into MQSFLPPDRLLLGPGPSNVPPRILGALARPTIGHLDPEFVRMMDELKGLLRRAFITDNALTVPISAPGSAGMEACFVNLIEPGDTVVVCQNGVFGGRMKENVLRVGATPVMVMDDFGTAIDLGKVEAALKANPGAKALAFVHAETSTGVESDAQALCKLAHDHGALAIVDAVTSLGGIPLHVDAWGADAIYSGSQKCLSAPPWLSPLSFGERAVAALKARKTPVQSWFLDLSLVMAYWQGEGARSYHHTAPINMLYALHESLLMLHEEGLEAAWARHRANHLRLRDGLAAIGLELLVDERHRLPQLNAVRIPDGVEDLPVRRRLLNEFGIEIGAGLGALAGKIWRIGLMGASSSPDSVGRVLEALAAVLGRKP; encoded by the coding sequence ATGCAAAGCTTCCTCCCGCCCGACCGCCTGCTGCTCGGTCCTGGTCCGTCGAATGTGCCGCCGCGGATCCTCGGCGCGCTGGCGCGGCCGACCATCGGGCACCTGGATCCCGAGTTCGTGCGCATGATGGATGAGCTGAAGGGGCTACTGCGGCGCGCCTTCATCACCGACAACGCGCTGACGGTGCCGATCTCCGCGCCCGGATCGGCCGGCATGGAGGCCTGCTTCGTCAACCTGATCGAACCCGGCGATACCGTCGTCGTGTGCCAGAACGGTGTCTTCGGCGGGCGCATGAAGGAGAACGTGCTGCGCGTGGGTGCCACGCCAGTGATGGTGATGGACGATTTCGGCACGGCCATCGACCTCGGCAAGGTCGAGGCGGCGCTGAAGGCGAACCCGGGCGCCAAGGCGCTGGCCTTTGTGCACGCCGAGACGTCCACCGGCGTCGAATCCGATGCGCAAGCGCTGTGCAAGCTGGCGCACGATCACGGCGCGCTGGCTATCGTCGATGCGGTCACCAGCCTCGGCGGCATCCCGCTGCATGTGGATGCCTGGGGCGCGGACGCGATCTACTCCGGCTCGCAGAAGTGCCTGTCGGCGCCGCCGTGGCTGTCGCCGCTGTCCTTCGGCGAGCGCGCGGTGGCAGCGCTGAAGGCGCGCAAGACGCCGGTGCAGAGCTGGTTCCTGGACCTGTCGCTGGTGATGGCTTACTGGCAGGGCGAAGGCGCGCGCAGCTACCACCACACCGCGCCGATCAACATGCTCTACGCGCTGCACGAATCGCTGCTGATGCTGCACGAGGAAGGCCTGGAGGCCGCCTGGGCGCGCCACCGCGCGAACCATCTCAGGCTGCGCGACGGCCTGGCTGCCATCGGCCTGGAGCTGCTGGTCGACGAGCGCCACCGCCTGCCACAGCTCAACGCCGTGCGCATCCCCGATGGCGTGGAAGACCTGCCAGTGCGGCGCCGGCTGCTGAACGAGTTCGGCATCGAGATCGGCGCGGGCCTGGGCGCGCTGGCCGGCAAGATCTGGCGCATCGGCCTGATGGGCGCGAGCAGCAGCCCGGACAGCGTGGGGCGCGTGCTCGAGGCGCTCGCCGCGGTGCTTGGGCGCAAGCCGTGA